One Erythrobacter aureus DNA segment encodes these proteins:
- a CDS encoding Ppx/GppA family phosphatase, with product MNKSRSAKWQRRLMQPPRAVIDIGSNTVRMVIYEGTGRAPEVVWNEKVAARLGRDLSLTGRIPDEAADEALGALARYALIIRDLGIDDVQTVATAAAREAENGAEFLDRVADLGLEPRLLSGEEEARASAMGALGAFPGAKGVVADLGGGSLELVSIAKNACHEAASLALGTLRLPALRAAGQDAFARHVHDRLAGVGWAVAHPGPIYMIGGTWRALAAYAMRYFDYPLTDPHGFTLAPDDARRLAGELVAAKPEALMDISGITPMRAHYLPDAAALLRPLLDAVEPDELVFSSWGIREGLLYARLDPAQMRADPLLAGVAAYAGPRDASITEAALLAAWTVELADGDGRVNERLRLAAAQLSGALQRVEPNLRSSHAIEWALGKRWIDLDARGRAMICAALFGSMGRTELPDKLRELASDDDLREGMTWGLGFRLARRLGGGSKVSLTTSALRRKKKRLVLRLHESRAALANYPATLDFEVLANWLDLSPKIKIGNFEFSGLDEEEDG from the coding sequence GTGAACAAATCGCGTTCGGCCAAGTGGCAGCGTCGACTGATGCAGCCTCCGCGGGCAGTGATCGACATCGGTTCGAACACCGTACGGATGGTCATTTACGAAGGCACCGGACGCGCGCCCGAAGTGGTTTGGAACGAAAAAGTCGCCGCCCGGCTCGGGCGGGACCTGTCTTTGACGGGCCGCATCCCCGACGAAGCCGCCGACGAGGCGCTGGGCGCGCTGGCGCGCTATGCGCTTATCATCCGCGATCTCGGGATCGACGATGTCCAGACGGTCGCGACGGCCGCCGCGCGCGAGGCGGAGAACGGCGCGGAATTCCTCGATCGGGTCGCCGATCTCGGGCTCGAACCACGGCTATTGTCGGGCGAGGAAGAGGCCCGCGCCTCGGCAATGGGCGCGCTGGGAGCCTTTCCCGGCGCAAAGGGAGTGGTCGCGGACCTCGGTGGGGGTAGCCTCGAACTCGTTTCCATCGCCAAGAACGCGTGTCACGAGGCCGCCAGCCTGGCTCTGGGAACCTTGCGCCTGCCCGCGCTGCGCGCCGCCGGACAAGATGCCTTCGCCCGGCATGTGCACGATCGGCTCGCCGGCGTCGGCTGGGCTGTCGCGCATCCCGGCCCGATATATATGATCGGCGGCACCTGGCGGGCGCTGGCGGCCTATGCCATGCGGTATTTCGACTATCCGCTGACCGACCCGCACGGCTTCACCCTGGCACCCGACGATGCGCGGCGGCTGGCCGGCGAGCTGGTCGCGGCGAAGCCGGAAGCGTTGATGGACATCAGCGGCATCACTCCGATGCGCGCGCATTATCTGCCCGATGCCGCCGCCCTGCTGCGCCCGCTGCTCGACGCGGTCGAACCGGACGAGCTGGTCTTCTCCTCCTGGGGTATCCGCGAAGGGCTGCTCTATGCCCGGCTCGATCCGGCGCAGATGCGCGCCGATCCGCTGCTTGCCGGGGTCGCCGCCTATGCCGGGCCGCGCGATGCCTCGATCACCGAAGCGGCTCTGCTCGCCGCCTGGACGGTGGAGCTGGCGGATGGCGATGGCCGCGTGAACGAACGCCTGCGGCTGGCCGCGGCGCAATTGTCCGGCGCGCTCCAGCGAGTCGAGCCGAACCTGCGGAGCAGCCACGCGATCGAATGGGCCTTGGGCAAACGCTGGATCGACCTCGACGCGCGCGGCCGGGCCATGATCTGCGCCGCCCTGTTCGGCAGCATGGGACGTACCGAATTACCCGATAAGCTGCGCGAGCTCGCCAGCGACGACGATCTGCGCGAAGGGATGACCTGGGGCCTCGGCTTTCGCCTCGCGCGCAGGCTGGGTGGCGGAAGCAAGGTCTCGCTCACCACCAGCGCGCTGCGCCGCAAGAAAAAACGCCTGGTCCTGCGCCTCCATGAAAGCCGCGCCGCACTGGCGAATTATCCCGCGACCCTGGATTTCGAAGTGCTCGCCAATTGGCTCGACCTCAGCCCCAAGATCAAGATCGGCAATTTCGAGTTTTCGGGGCTGGACGAGGAAGAGGACGGGTAA
- the apaG gene encoding Co2+/Mg2+ efflux protein ApaG — translation MKELFQHAAITDGITVRVSVNFLPEQSRPEAGKWFWVYHIRIENGSHERVQLMTRHWRITDGAGLVSHVDGDGVVGEQPVLMPGQSHDYVSGCPLDTPHGSMEGFYTFRGEDGSPLEVRIPYFPLAAPATAD, via the coding sequence ATGAAAGAGCTCTTCCAACATGCCGCGATTACCGATGGGATTACGGTTCGCGTCTCGGTGAATTTCCTGCCCGAGCAATCGCGCCCGGAAGCGGGAAAGTGGTTCTGGGTCTATCACATCCGTATCGAAAACGGCTCTCACGAGCGCGTCCAGCTTATGACCCGGCATTGGCGGATCACCGACGGGGCCGGGCTAGTCAGCCATGTCGATGGCGATGGCGTGGTTGGCGAACAGCCGGTTCTGATGCCGGGGCAGAGCCATGATTACGTTTCGGGCTGCCCGCTCGACACCCCTCATGGCTCGATGGAAGGCTTCTACACGTTCCGCGGCGAGGATGGCTCTCCGCTGGAAGTGCGCATTCCGTATTTCCCGCTCGCCGCCCCGGCAACCGCGGATTAA
- a CDS encoding 2-hydroxychromene-2-carboxylate isomerase: MARKTIEYIFDFGAPNGYLAWYPLKDIAARTDARLVVTPVFLGGMHKLTGNAPPMVRDAGVKGKVAYAALEFQRFLDGHGMDKFRIHPALPFNSILPQRVLVAAGDEAERHAIVEALLPAVWERNIDCGDIEVVGRELAGAGLDAERLLAATQDAAVKAELADNTEQAVARGAFGIPTYFVDDEMWFGKERLGQLESYLAGGRP, from the coding sequence ATGGCTCGGAAGACCATCGAATACATTTTCGATTTCGGCGCGCCGAATGGCTATCTTGCATGGTATCCACTGAAGGATATCGCGGCGCGGACCGATGCGCGCCTGGTGGTGACGCCGGTCTTTCTCGGCGGGATGCACAAGCTCACCGGCAATGCCCCGCCGATGGTGCGCGATGCCGGGGTGAAGGGCAAGGTCGCCTATGCCGCGCTCGAATTCCAGCGCTTTCTGGACGGTCACGGGATGGACAAGTTCAGGATACACCCCGCTCTGCCGTTCAATTCGATCCTGCCCCAGCGTGTACTGGTGGCGGCGGGCGACGAGGCGGAGCGACACGCCATCGTCGAAGCCCTGCTTCCGGCGGTGTGGGAGCGTAATATCGATTGCGGCGATATCGAGGTGGTGGGGCGCGAACTGGCCGGGGCAGGGCTCGATGCGGAGCGCTTGCTCGCCGCCACGCAGGATGCGGCGGTGAAGGCGGAACTGGCGGACAATACCGAACAGGCGGTTGCGCGCGGGGCTTTCGGCATTCCGACCTATTTCGTCGACGACGAAATGTGGTTCGGTAAGGAACGCCTCGGCCAGCTCGAAAGCTATCTGGCCGGCGGCCGGCCCTAA
- a CDS encoding excalibur calcium-binding domain-containing protein, which produces MKGIALLLPLALLAAPPPPALAHPGGLNAQGCHNNRKTGDYHCHRNRRATPQPPTSQIRGGVYFPNCDAARAAGAAPIRRGEAGYRRALDRDNDGVACEASRRR; this is translated from the coding sequence ATGAAAGGCATCGCCCTCCTCCTGCCGCTCGCGCTGCTGGCCGCTCCGCCACCGCCCGCGCTGGCGCATCCGGGCGGGCTGAATGCGCAAGGATGCCATAACAACCGCAAGACGGGCGATTATCACTGCCACCGCAACCGGCGCGCAACGCCTCAACCACCCACATCGCAGATCAGGGGCGGCGTCTATTTCCCAAACTGCGATGCCGCCCGGGCGGCAGGCGCAGCGCCGATCCGGCGAGGAGAGGCAGGATATCGGCGAGCGCTGGACCGCGACAATGACGGGGTGGCCTGCGAAGCATCCCGCAGACGATAA
- a CDS encoding DUF6628 family protein: MARSHDSTALELPLPARRHQTLGLILMRRLAAHGLHDARATMLALDASGAEFRKVLVLARALVIDLARTSQRRILLAPCCATGMTRDEGLLMALIGGAGLDVHGVLTDDARCAVAMTSAHALGGELERIAIRNNWRR, from the coding sequence ATGGCCCGTTCGCATGATTCGACCGCTCTCGAGTTGCCGTTGCCCGCCCGCCGCCACCAGACGCTCGGGCTGATTCTCATGCGGCGACTGGCGGCACACGGACTGCACGATGCCCGCGCAACCATGCTGGCGCTCGATGCAAGCGGTGCGGAATTTCGCAAGGTGTTGGTGCTGGCGCGGGCGCTGGTCATTGATCTGGCCCGAACCTCGCAGCGCCGGATTCTGCTCGCACCGTGCTGCGCGACCGGAATGACACGCGACGAAGGTCTGCTCATGGCGCTTATCGGCGGCGCCGGTCTCGACGTTCACGGCGTGCTGACCGACGATGCGCGCTGTGCCGTGGCGATGACGAGCGCCCATGCGCTGGGCGGAGAGCTGGAACGGATCGCGATCCGCAATAACTGGCGGCGCTAA
- a CDS encoding PLP-dependent transferase: protein MRSGWSIPPNTIGDARSLMCHPASIAHAGMTQDDHVCIGVTEGLLRIDVGPEDVEDVKEDLDRALSAAGL from the coding sequence ATGCGTTCGGGCTGGTCGATACCTCCCAACACAATCGGCGATGCGCGCAGTCTGATGTGCCACCCGGCCAGCATCGCCCATGCGGGCATGACGCAGGACGATCACGTTTGCATAGGCGTGACCGAGGGCCTGCTGCGGATCGATGTGGGGCCGGAGGATGTCGAGGATGTGAAGGAAGACCTCGACCGGGCGCTGTCCGCCGCCGGGCTTTAG
- a CDS encoding trans-sulfuration enzyme family protein: MKKTTGTDRSITSGWRPATQAVRGGTWRSEHGETSEALFLTSGYSYDDAQTVADRFAGEAEGMTYSRLQNPTVAMLEERIALMEGAEACRAQASGMAAMTTALLCQLSVGDHVVGARAAFGSCRWLLDHLLPRFGIETTVIDSADDDAWEAAIRPNTKVFFFETPANPTLDVVDLAHVCGVAQAHGITTVVDNAFATSALQKPMDFGADVVAYSATKLMDGQGRVLAGAVCGSQEWIDEVLLPFQRNTGPNIAPFNAWVVMKGLETLDLRARRQSENAVELGQFMEGRVPKMLHPGLPSHPRHDLASKQMVATGPIFALDVGDRATAFGILDALELVDISNNIGDARSLMCHPASTTHAGMTQEARDEMGVTEGLLRINVGLEDVEDLKEDIDRALGAAGL; encoded by the coding sequence ATGAAGAAGACTACCGGCACCGACCGTTCGATCACCTCTGGGTGGCGCCCCGCGACTCAGGCCGTGCGGGGCGGCACCTGGCGCAGCGAGCATGGCGAGACCAGCGAAGCGCTGTTTCTCACCAGCGGCTATAGCTATGACGACGCGCAGACCGTGGCCGACCGTTTCGCGGGCGAGGCGGAAGGGATGACCTATTCGCGCCTCCAGAACCCGACCGTCGCCATGCTGGAAGAGCGCATCGCGCTGATGGAAGGGGCGGAGGCCTGCCGCGCGCAGGCGAGCGGGATGGCGGCGATGACCACTGCGCTGCTGTGCCAGCTTTCTGTAGGAGACCATGTGGTCGGTGCGCGGGCGGCGTTCGGCTCGTGTCGCTGGCTGCTCGACCATCTGCTGCCGCGCTTCGGGATCGAGACGACGGTGATCGACAGCGCCGACGACGACGCCTGGGAGGCCGCGATCCGGCCCAATACCAAGGTCTTCTTCTTCGAAACGCCCGCCAATCCCACGCTCGACGTGGTCGATCTCGCGCATGTTTGCGGCGTCGCGCAGGCGCATGGCATTACTACGGTGGTCGACAACGCCTTTGCCACCAGCGCGCTACAAAAGCCGATGGATTTCGGCGCCGATGTGGTCGCCTACAGCGCGACCAAGCTGATGGATGGGCAGGGCAGGGTTCTGGCAGGCGCGGTCTGCGGATCGCAGGAGTGGATCGACGAGGTGCTGCTGCCGTTCCAGCGCAATACCGGCCCCAATATCGCGCCGTTCAACGCCTGGGTGGTGATGAAGGGCCTCGAGACGCTGGACCTGCGCGCGCGGCGCCAGAGCGAGAACGCAGTCGAACTCGGCCAATTCATGGAAGGCCGCGTACCGAAGATGCTGCATCCCGGCCTGCCCAGCCACCCGCGCCACGATCTCGCAAGCAAACAAATGGTCGCGACCGGCCCGATCTTCGCCCTCGACGTGGGCGACCGGGCGACGGCTTTCGGCATTCTCGATGCGCTCGAACTGGTCGATATTTCCAACAATATCGGCGATGCGCGCAGCCTGATGTGCCATCCGGCCAGCACAACCCATGCCGGCATGACGCAGGAAGCACGTGACGAGATGGGCGTGACCGAGGGCCTGCTGCGCATCAATGTGGGGCTCGAGGATGTCGAGGACCTCAAGGAGGATATCGACCGCGCGCTTGGCGCGGCGGGGCTCTAG
- a CDS encoding TetR/AcrR family transcriptional regulator produces the protein MSKPALSRDALLPLLAAHVLEHGLAGASLRPLAKAAGTSDRMLIYHFGSKDALVEALLAHVAAMYAQALDMAYPSEPAASRKDCAQRLLAIARAPMFAPFLRLWWEIVAGSAKGGKAFRASASAMMDSQLAWFEAHMPPDDPDPKGGARLVATLVEGALMFDALGLGDTAEAGLAALEG, from the coding sequence ATGTCCAAGCCCGCCCTGTCCCGCGATGCCCTCCTGCCGCTGCTCGCCGCCCATGTGCTCGAACATGGGCTCGCCGGGGCCAGCCTGCGCCCATTGGCCAAGGCCGCCGGGACCAGCGACCGGATGCTGATCTATCATTTCGGTTCGAAGGACGCACTGGTCGAGGCGCTGCTCGCGCATGTCGCGGCCATGTATGCCCAGGCGCTCGACATGGCCTATCCCAGCGAGCCCGCGGCCAGCCGCAAGGATTGTGCCCAGCGCCTCCTCGCGATCGCCCGGGCGCCCATGTTCGCGCCTTTCCTGCGGCTGTGGTGGGAAATCGTCGCGGGTTCGGCGAAGGGCGGCAAGGCCTTTCGCGCCAGCGCCTCGGCGATGATGGACAGCCAGCTTGCCTGGTTCGAGGCGCACATGCCTCCCGACGATCCCGATCCCAAGGGCGGGGCGAGGCTGGTCGCGACGCTGGTGGAGGGGGCGCTGATGTTCGATGCGCTGGGCCTGGGCGATACCGCCGAAGCCGGGCTTGCCGCCTTGGAAGGCTGA
- a CDS encoding DUF2834 domain-containing protein — protein sequence MTTLDILFVAGIAGALPFVLFLAFGRQVQESFLLVALLAGAFWVFSAITILREGVLGFVPNHTVNLWGTQVWYDLVICVVVALTFIVPRARAVGMNVPLWVIACGLSASIALLPMVARLFWLERRTTS from the coding sequence ATGACCACTCTCGATATCCTCTTCGTCGCCGGTATTGCGGGCGCCCTGCCCTTCGTACTGTTTCTGGCATTCGGCCGCCAAGTGCAAGAAAGCTTCCTTCTGGTCGCGCTGCTGGCCGGGGCCTTCTGGGTCTTCAGCGCCATCACGATCCTGCGCGAAGGCGTGCTCGGCTTCGTGCCCAACCACACGGTCAATCTGTGGGGCACGCAGGTGTGGTACGACCTGGTCATCTGCGTGGTCGTGGCGCTGACCTTCATCGTGCCGCGCGCGCGGGCGGTCGGCATGAATGTGCCGCTGTGGGTCATCGCCTGCGGGCTGAGCGCCTCGATCGCCCTGCTGCCGATGGTCGCGCGGCTGTTCTGGCTGGAACGGCGCACAACTTCCTGA
- a CDS encoding phospholipid carrier-dependent glycosyltransferase has translation MSRAPEQPKDPLRWCAALALLFWLACLPHLTVAQKPYFDEVHYLPAARELLVMGEFTNREHPLLGKQLIALGMAMFGDNPWGWRLLPTLFGTLALFAAMRALWFGTLSRFATLAYGVLLATGFHLFIHARIAMLDIFCLAFLSLAAWHYAAAIRQPEQGRWRLALTGIALGLAMGAKWNALVIAMLPGLAFFFVRAAAGRRRLFLSRRGAPVPGTTLVEATLWLGVLPLAVYAATYLPAFFFRVNPITEGLLFHHQFMLSQQEQVLKPHPYQSTWEQWVLNARSIWYLYEPIDGVQRGIMLIGNPLTMLLGLPALAWCAWHGVVRRHWTALGVVALYGVSLGFWIMASKPVQFYYHYALPSMALLAALALACDALWQNGWRKTALAPVVGSVLVFAWFYPIISGAPLKGPDSFAVWTWLESWR, from the coding sequence ATGAGCCGCGCGCCCGAGCAACCCAAGGATCCCTTGCGCTGGTGCGCCGCGCTGGCACTGCTTTTCTGGCTGGCCTGCCTGCCGCATCTCACCGTCGCCCAGAAACCCTATTTCGACGAGGTCCACTACCTCCCCGCCGCGCGCGAGCTGCTGGTCATGGGAGAGTTCACCAATCGCGAGCACCCGCTGCTGGGCAAGCAGCTGATCGCGCTCGGCATGGCCATGTTCGGTGACAATCCCTGGGGCTGGCGCCTGCTGCCCACGCTGTTCGGCACGCTCGCCCTGTTCGCCGCCATGCGGGCGCTATGGTTCGGCACGCTGAGCCGCTTTGCCACGCTTGCCTATGGCGTGTTGCTGGCGACGGGGTTCCACCTGTTCATCCACGCGCGGATCGCGATGCTGGACATCTTCTGCCTCGCCTTCCTCAGCCTCGCGGCCTGGCACTATGCCGCCGCCATCCGCCAGCCCGAACAGGGACGCTGGCGGCTCGCACTGACCGGTATCGCGCTGGGTCTCGCCATGGGCGCCAAATGGAACGCGCTCGTTATCGCCATGCTGCCCGGCCTCGCCTTTTTCTTCGTCCGCGCCGCAGCCGGGCGCCGCCGTTTGTTCCTGAGCCGCCGCGGCGCGCCCGTTCCAGGCACCACGCTGGTCGAGGCGACGCTGTGGCTCGGCGTGCTGCCGCTGGCGGTCTATGCCGCGACCTATCTTCCGGCCTTCTTCTTCCGCGTGAACCCGATTACCGAAGGTCTGCTGTTCCACCACCAGTTCATGCTGTCGCAGCAGGAACAGGTGCTCAAGCCCCATCCCTACCAGTCGACCTGGGAGCAATGGGTGCTGAACGCGCGATCGATCTGGTATCTCTACGAGCCGATCGATGGCGTGCAGCGCGGAATCATGCTGATCGGCAATCCGCTGACCATGCTGCTCGGCCTGCCCGCGCTCGCCTGGTGCGCCTGGCACGGCGTGGTCCGCCGCCACTGGACCGCATTGGGCGTGGTCGCGCTCTATGGCGTGAGTCTAGGGTTCTGGATCATGGCGAGCAAGCCGGTTCAGTTCTATTACCACTACGCCCTGCCCAGCATGGCGCTGCTCGCCGCGCTGGCGCTGGCCTGCGACGCATTGTGGCAGAACGGCTGGCGGAAAACCGCGCTTGCGCCGGTCGTCGGCAGCGTGCTGGTATTCGCCTGGTTCTATCCCATCATCAGCGGTGCGCCGCTGAAAGGGCCTGACAGTTTCGCCGTTTGGACCTGGCTGGAAAGCTGGAGGTGA
- a CDS encoding glycosyltransferase family 2 protein encodes MTPETQPSIANTVSSARPLDLAIILPTLNERDNLEPLVERIEDALGISGWEVLIVDDNSSDGTSDEARRLSLSDPRVRVIQRIGRRGLSSAAIEGFCATAAPYVAVMDADHQHDPRLLVDMLAAVKSGEAEVAVASRFAEGASMEEWGRPDREKLSSVANFLARKLTGVDLSDPMSGFFLLPTATARRLAPNLSGIGFKILLDLLATSDTPLKVKDFPMNFSARRSGESKLDRAIALDFLAGLYDKSFGRVIPTRFALFGTVGVIGIGVHMAILYAFLLIVGTNFGWSQAVATFGAMTFNFWLNNFLTYRDRRLKEADKVFWGWLSFIVACSIGAFANVAVATTLYDRGLHEVLAALVGIGIGSVWNYALSSRFVWGRY; translated from the coding sequence ATGACCCCGGAAACGCAGCCCTCCATAGCCAATACCGTCTCCAGCGCCCGTCCGCTGGACCTCGCCATCATCCTGCCGACGCTCAACGAGCGCGACAATCTCGAACCGCTGGTCGAGCGGATCGAGGATGCGCTGGGCATCTCGGGCTGGGAGGTGCTGATCGTCGACGACAATTCGTCGGATGGGACCAGCGACGAGGCTCGCCGTCTGTCGCTGTCCGACCCGCGCGTTCGGGTCATTCAGCGGATCGGCCGTCGGGGCCTGTCGAGTGCGGCGATCGAAGGCTTTTGCGCCACTGCCGCGCCCTATGTCGCGGTGATGGATGCCGACCACCAGCACGATCCCAGGCTGCTTGTCGATATGCTTGCAGCGGTGAAATCGGGAGAAGCAGAGGTGGCCGTGGCCAGCCGTTTCGCCGAAGGCGCGAGCATGGAGGAATGGGGGCGTCCCGACCGCGAGAAGCTGTCGAGCGTGGCCAATTTCCTCGCCCGCAAGCTGACCGGCGTGGACCTGTCCGACCCAATGAGCGGCTTTTTCCTGCTGCCCACCGCGACGGCGCGCCGCCTGGCGCCCAACCTGTCGGGCATCGGCTTCAAGATATTGCTCGACCTGCTCGCCACTTCCGACACACCGCTCAAGGTGAAGGATTTTCCGATGAACTTCTCCGCTCGCCGCTCCGGTGAAAGCAAGCTCGATCGTGCGATTGCCCTCGATTTTCTCGCCGGTCTTTATGACAAGAGCTTCGGCCGCGTCATTCCCACACGCTTCGCGCTGTTCGGGACGGTCGGGGTTATCGGCATCGGCGTGCACATGGCGATCCTTTATGCCTTCCTATTGATCGTCGGGACGAATTTCGGCTGGAGCCAGGCGGTCGCGACGTTCGGGGCGATGACCTTCAATTTCTGGCTCAACAACTTCCTGACCTACCGCGATCGCCGCCTGAAAGAAGCGGACAAGGTGTTCTGGGGCTGGCTCAGTTTCATCGTGGCCTGCTCGATCGGCGCCTTCGCCAATGTCGCGGTGGCGACCACGTTGTATGATCGCGGCCTTCACGAAGTGCTGGCCGCACTGGTCGGCATCGGCATCGGCTCGGTGTGGAACTACGCGCTTTCGAGCCGCTTCGTGTGGGGCAGGTATTAG
- the leuB gene encoding 3-isopropylmalate dehydrogenase, whose protein sequence is MKIAVFAGDGIGPEVTAQALRVLDELALPGLTLLEGDVGAVAYRRHGHPLPQETLQMACAADAVLFGAVGDFTCDDLPRDLRPEQAILGLRSELGLFANLRPAAGFPGLEHLSSLKPEVARSIDLLVVRELNGDVYFGDKGERVSDGGREGWDSMSYNEAEVSRIAHTAFRAAMGRNKRLTSVDKANVLETSRIWRETIIEVAKDYPEVELDHMYVDNAAMQLVKSPGQFDTIVTGNLFGDILSDQASACVGSIGLLASASLGERQTDYGTFGLYEPIHGSAPDIAGEGKANPVAAALSLAMLLRHSLGREEDAARIERAVEGILADGVFGGDLGGSASTGEIGDAIVRKLVTIS, encoded by the coding sequence TTGAAGATTGCAGTTTTCGCAGGCGACGGGATCGGTCCCGAGGTTACGGCACAGGCGCTGCGCGTGCTCGATGAACTCGCGCTGCCCGGTTTGACGCTGTTAGAGGGCGATGTCGGCGCTGTGGCCTACCGCCGCCATGGGCATCCGCTCCCTCAGGAAACGCTGCAAATGGCCTGCGCCGCCGATGCCGTGCTGTTCGGCGCGGTGGGCGATTTCACCTGTGACGACCTGCCGCGCGACTTGCGGCCCGAACAGGCGATCCTCGGCCTGCGCAGCGAGCTTGGCCTGTTCGCGAACCTGCGCCCGGCGGCTGGCTTTCCCGGCCTCGAACACCTGTCCTCGCTCAAACCCGAAGTCGCGCGCAGCATCGACCTGCTCGTCGTGCGCGAGCTGAATGGCGATGTCTATTTCGGCGACAAGGGCGAACGGGTGAGCGATGGCGGGCGCGAGGGGTGGGACTCCATGTCCTATAACGAGGCCGAAGTGAGCCGCATCGCGCATACCGCCTTCCGCGCCGCGATGGGCCGGAACAAGCGCTTGACCAGCGTCGACAAGGCCAATGTCCTCGAAACCAGCCGGATCTGGCGCGAGACGATCATCGAGGTGGCGAAAGACTATCCCGAGGTCGAACTCGATCACATGTATGTCGACAATGCCGCGATGCAGCTAGTGAAGTCGCCGGGCCAGTTCGACACGATCGTCACCGGCAATCTGTTCGGCGATATCCTGTCGGATCAGGCCTCTGCCTGCGTCGGGTCGATTGGCCTGCTCGCCAGCGCCTCGCTCGGCGAACGGCAGACCGATTATGGCACTTTCGGCCTTTACGAGCCGATCCATGGCAGCGCACCCGACATTGCGGGTGAGGGCAAGGCGAACCCGGTGGCCGCCGCGCTGAGCCTCGCGATGCTGCTGCGCCACTCGCTCGGGCGGGAGGAAGACGCGGCGCGAATCGAGCGCGCGGTCGAGGGCATTTTGGCCGATGGCGTGTTTGGCGGCGACCTCGGCGGCAGCGCTTCGACGGGCGAGATCGGCGATGCGATTGTTAGGAAGCTGGTAACCATATCTTGA
- the recO gene encoding DNA repair protein RecO: MHLTAPAILIAARPHGETAVIARLLTEESGVVAAYVAGGRGRQLRPVMIPGNVVQADIRAKSDSQLPFARLELVRSRGPWLSEPLSSAAIAWATALTAAALPERNPYPTLYAALGGLLDAICSADAARQWVEALAIYETLLLRELGYGGERPAIADLGQALEILDRQEPLIARYLLADTRADVLAARQLLRQRLARMIS, translated from the coding sequence ATGCACCTCACCGCACCCGCTATATTGATCGCCGCGCGCCCGCATGGGGAAACGGCGGTGATCGCGCGGCTGCTCACCGAAGAGAGCGGAGTGGTTGCCGCCTATGTCGCGGGCGGGCGCGGGCGGCAGTTGCGGCCGGTAATGATCCCCGGAAACGTGGTGCAGGCGGACATCCGCGCCAAGTCGGACAGCCAGCTACCATTCGCCAGGCTGGAGCTGGTGCGGAGCCGGGGGCCGTGGCTGTCCGAACCGCTATCGTCCGCCGCCATCGCATGGGCCACCGCGCTCACCGCCGCGGCACTGCCCGAGCGCAACCCCTATCCCACGCTTTACGCGGCGCTCGGCGGACTGCTCGATGCGATCTGTTCGGCCGATGCTGCGCGCCAGTGGGTTGAGGCGCTGGCCATCTACGAGACGCTGCTGCTGCGCGAGCTGGGCTATGGTGGCGAGCGGCCCGCGATAGCGGACCTTGGGCAGGCCTTGGAAATTCTCGACCGCCAGGAACCGCTTATCGCACGCTACCTGCTTGCCGATACCCGGGCCGACGTCCTAGCTGCACGGCAACTCCTCAGGCAGCGGCTGGCACGGATGATATCCTGA
- a CDS encoding accessory factor UbiK family protein produces the protein MQSQNPLIADFVKLANSAAGTLAGMGREARDAARERAKETFGGMDFVSREEFDAVKMMAGKAREEAEDLKARVAALEAKIK, from the coding sequence ATGCAATCTCAGAACCCGTTGATCGCCGATTTCGTCAAACTCGCCAATTCGGCGGCCGGTACGCTTGCCGGCATGGGGCGCGAGGCACGCGATGCCGCGCGCGAACGGGCGAAGGAAACCTTCGGTGGGATGGATTTCGTCAGCCGCGAGGAATTCGACGCGGTGAAGATGATGGCCGGCAAGGCCCGCGAAGAAGCGGAAGACCTCAAGGCCCGCGTCGCGGCTTTGGAAGCCAAGATCAAGTGA